A genomic region of Tsukamurella pulmonis contains the following coding sequences:
- a CDS encoding alpha/beta hydrolase, producing the protein MMVTRVATWRGEPADAYERWAGREARAAEELDVALERAAVEISGGGGDLAARLAAIDLPAAVPLAGARAQASILSTPVRQPARSKSAAQRDRENRARLAADLRATPPGPRLRMLETIDARLRELGRGGETVQLVEYDPDAFGGDGAVVVALGDLDAARNIGVVVPGMGTTAASISAVTRSAANLQVAARRADPMTPTATLAWIGYDAPSGRMSAAQVLTGEHARRGAAELRADLADLARMRPDDPRVVLFGHSYGATTVATAGAGGALAGVVDAVVLLGSPGAGPVRSAAELGVPVHVARDSDDPIPRVAATDGAGQALRRLLGVELGLGTDPAASSFGALPIDAEGATPLGPAAHSGYFDEGSRALVAFAAILTGGGGHDR; encoded by the coding sequence ATGATGGTCACGCGGGTGGCGACGTGGCGGGGCGAACCCGCCGACGCGTACGAGCGGTGGGCGGGCCGCGAGGCCCGCGCGGCCGAGGAGCTGGACGTCGCCCTCGAACGCGCCGCGGTCGAGATCAGTGGTGGCGGTGGTGATCTCGCCGCGCGCCTCGCCGCGATAGACCTTCCCGCCGCCGTCCCGCTCGCCGGCGCGCGGGCCCAGGCGTCCATCCTGTCGACCCCGGTGAGGCAGCCGGCGCGCTCGAAGTCGGCGGCGCAGCGGGATCGGGAGAACCGCGCGCGCCTCGCCGCCGACCTGCGAGCCACGCCGCCCGGGCCCAGGCTGCGCATGCTCGAGACGATCGATGCGCGCCTGCGCGAACTGGGTCGCGGCGGCGAGACGGTCCAGCTCGTCGAGTACGACCCGGACGCGTTCGGGGGCGACGGTGCGGTGGTCGTCGCCCTCGGCGATCTCGATGCCGCGCGCAACATCGGCGTCGTGGTCCCGGGCATGGGAACCACCGCAGCCTCGATCTCGGCGGTCACCCGCAGCGCCGCGAACCTGCAGGTCGCCGCGCGACGTGCGGACCCGATGACCCCGACCGCAACGCTCGCGTGGATCGGGTACGACGCACCGTCGGGCCGGATGTCGGCCGCGCAGGTCCTCACCGGAGAGCATGCCCGACGGGGCGCCGCCGAGCTGCGGGCCGATCTCGCCGACCTTGCGCGGATGCGGCCCGACGACCCGCGGGTCGTGCTCTTCGGGCACAGTTACGGCGCCACGACGGTGGCCACCGCGGGCGCGGGCGGAGCGCTGGCCGGCGTCGTCGATGCGGTGGTGCTGCTGGGTTCGCCCGGCGCCGGCCCGGTGCGGTCCGCCGCGGAGTTGGGCGTCCCGGTCCACGTCGCGCGCGATTCCGACGATCCGATCCCGCGCGTCGCCGCGACCGACGGCGCGGGGCAGGCCCTGCGCCGCCTGCTCGGCGTGGAACTGGGACTCGGAACCGACCCGGCGGCATCGTCGTTCGGGGCACTGCCGATCGACGCCGAGGGCGCCACGCCCCTCGGGCCCGCGGCGCACTCGGGGTACTTCGACGAGGGCTCGCGGGCGCTGGTCGCGTTCGCCGCGATCCTCACAGGAGGAGGCGGACATGACCGATGA
- a CDS encoding GlcG/HbpS family heme-binding protein, which produces MPEITLDTARQIIDRGRARAAEMGLNAVFSVLDRGANPVAFERMDDAWLASNDLAVAKARTAVMFRMPSEDLASPVAVGQAYPHFDHVARGGLLLMGGGVPLVDEAGGLIGGLGVSGGTPEQDAALARAARGD; this is translated from the coding sequence ATGCCTGAGATCACCCTGGACACCGCCCGGCAGATCATCGACCGGGGTCGAGCGCGGGCCGCGGAGATGGGGCTGAACGCCGTCTTCTCGGTGCTCGACCGCGGGGCGAACCCCGTCGCCTTCGAGCGGATGGACGACGCCTGGCTGGCGTCGAACGACCTCGCCGTCGCCAAGGCGCGCACCGCCGTCATGTTCCGCATGCCCAGTGAGGATCTCGCCTCCCCGGTCGCAGTCGGACAGGCCTACCCGCACTTCGATCACGTCGCGCGCGGCGGCCTGTTGCTCATGGGCGGCGGCGTTCCCCTCGTCGACGAGGCGGGAGGCCTGATCGGCGGCCTCGGCGTTTCGGGCGGCACGCCGGAGCAGGACGCGGCGCTGGCCCGCGCGGCGCGCGGGGACTGA
- a CDS encoding SDR family oxidoreductase, translating into MAQRILITGASSGFGRGTALELARQGHEVVAAAETWPQVRSLRADAEAAGVRLEVIKLNLLDEIDLAHAGSYDPDVLVLNAGVMEGGSIVDVPLQRARESFEINVFGHMELVQSIVPKMVRRGSGKVVWTSSMGGILVVPFLGVYCATKHAIEAIAGSMKAELEPLGVKVATVNPGVFGTGFNDTGAESYVQWYDPETAVVPMPDFGDSLADQADPQEMIDAMVEIIPAEDHLYRTMRPAETVAAAKQWQETEWTQHA; encoded by the coding sequence GTGGCACAGCGCATACTCATCACCGGAGCGAGCTCCGGGTTCGGTCGCGGAACCGCACTCGAACTCGCGCGGCAGGGGCACGAGGTCGTCGCGGCCGCGGAGACCTGGCCGCAGGTCCGCTCGCTGCGCGCGGACGCCGAAGCCGCCGGCGTGCGGCTCGAGGTCATCAAGCTCAACCTGCTCGACGAGATCGACCTCGCCCACGCGGGCTCCTACGATCCCGATGTCCTCGTCCTCAACGCCGGCGTGATGGAGGGCGGATCCATCGTGGACGTCCCGCTCCAGCGGGCGCGGGAATCCTTCGAGATCAACGTCTTCGGCCACATGGAGCTGGTGCAGAGCATCGTGCCGAAGATGGTGCGCCGCGGCTCCGGCAAGGTCGTCTGGACCTCCTCGATGGGCGGCATCCTCGTGGTCCCGTTCCTCGGCGTGTACTGCGCGACCAAGCACGCCATCGAGGCGATCGCCGGGTCGATGAAGGCGGAGCTCGAGCCTCTTGGCGTCAAGGTCGCCACCGTGAACCCGGGCGTCTTCGGCACCGGCTTCAACGACACCGGCGCCGAGAGCTACGTCCAGTGGTACGACCCCGAGACCGCCGTGGTCCCGATGCCCGACTTCGGCGACAGCCTCGCCGATCAGGCCGATCCGCAGGAGATGATCGACGCGATGGTCGAGATCATCCCCGCCGAGGACCACCTGTATCGCACCATGCGGCCGGCGGAGACGGTCGCCGCGGCGAAGCAGTGGCAGGAGACGGAGTGGACGCAGCATGCCTGA
- a CDS encoding TetR family transcriptional regulator, producing MPPDSSDTKRRILAAAHTEFAANGLAGARVDRIAESAGANKRSIYVHFGPKEELFDLVVGRALQDMADAVPLTPDDLPAYAGAHFDYLSAHPDVLRLTTWSRLERPGAAPSEQDAYAPKIDALRTLYGTAAVDLLALVLGLITAWQNASPALRALADDEAAARLGDHREALVAAVRATVDAATTQR from the coding sequence GTGCCACCCGACTCCTCCGACACCAAGCGACGCATCTTGGCCGCGGCTCACACCGAGTTCGCGGCCAACGGGCTGGCCGGTGCCCGCGTGGACCGGATCGCGGAGTCGGCCGGCGCCAACAAGCGGTCGATCTACGTCCACTTCGGCCCCAAGGAGGAGCTCTTCGACCTCGTCGTGGGTCGCGCTCTGCAGGACATGGCGGACGCCGTGCCGCTCACCCCGGACGATCTCCCCGCCTACGCAGGGGCGCACTTCGACTACCTCAGTGCCCACCCGGACGTCCTGCGCCTGACCACCTGGTCGCGCCTCGAGCGGCCCGGCGCGGCACCGTCGGAGCAGGACGCCTACGCCCCGAAGATCGACGCACTGCGCACGCTCTACGGCACCGCGGCCGTCGACCTACTCGCGCTCGTCCTCGGGCTGATCACCGCATGGCAGAACGCCTCGCCCGCCCTGCGCGCCCTCGCCGACGACGAGGCCGCGGCGCGCCTGGGCGATCACCGGGAGGCACTCGTCGCCGCCGTCCGCGCCACCGTCGACGCCGCGACCACGCAGCGCTGA
- a CDS encoding deoxyribonuclease IV, giving the protein MRIGAHVRSDTHPVETAEQLGVDVIQMFVSDPQGWKKPEPHPQTQALKDSPLEIVVHSAYVINVASLNNRLRMPSRKAVEQQAAAAADLGAFGLVVHGGHLRDGEDLQAGIDNWRKLFTRQEDKGGFGVPILIENTAGGDGAIARQLETIDRLWDAVGDQGAGFCLDTCHAWAGGEELMGIVERVKAITGRIDLVHLNNSRDEFDSARDRHANLQDGTIDPDLLADVARAAGAPIILETPSEGLADDVAYLKEALL; this is encoded by the coding sequence ATGCGCATCGGTGCCCACGTCCGCAGTGACACCCACCCCGTCGAGACGGCTGAACAGCTGGGGGTGGACGTGATCCAGATGTTCGTCTCGGACCCGCAGGGCTGGAAGAAGCCGGAGCCGCACCCGCAGACGCAGGCGCTCAAGGACTCGCCGCTCGAGATCGTGGTGCACTCGGCGTACGTCATCAACGTCGCGAGCCTGAACAACCGCCTCCGCATGCCCAGCCGCAAGGCCGTCGAGCAGCAGGCGGCAGCGGCCGCCGACCTCGGGGCCTTCGGGCTCGTCGTGCACGGCGGGCACCTGCGCGACGGCGAGGACCTGCAGGCGGGGATCGACAACTGGCGCAAGCTCTTCACGCGCCAGGAGGACAAGGGCGGCTTCGGCGTGCCGATCCTCATCGAGAACACCGCGGGCGGCGACGGGGCGATCGCGCGGCAGCTGGAGACCATCGATCGGCTGTGGGACGCGGTCGGCGACCAGGGCGCCGGCTTCTGCCTCGACACCTGCCACGCCTGGGCGGGCGGCGAGGAGCTGATGGGCATCGTCGAGCGGGTCAAGGCGATCACCGGCCGCATCGACCTGGTGCACCTGAACAACTCCCGCGACGAGTTCGACTCGGCCCGCGACCGACACGCCAACCTCCAGGACGGCACCATCGACCCCGATCTGCTGGCCGACGTGGCTCGCGCCGCCGGGGCGCCGATCATCCTCGAGACCCCGTCCGAGGGACTCGCCGACGACGTGGCCTACCTCAAGGAGGCACTGCTGTGA
- a CDS encoding class I SAM-dependent methyltransferase: MSTPDATPDGIDRTDQEREAGAIGPLSPAELAHGEKQLRGAKQWDDRYRATELVWGTPPDPWIVEQVTVLPPGRALDVGAGEGRHALWLATRAWDVTAIDYSRVGLDKAATVAARSPRTVRARLHWTPLDVTVDEIPDQPYDLAVWAYLHPDPEDRAAAIAKVAHALAPGGLLLLLAHEKADSHPGLPTFGAAELSAALPEDMVVEHVEWRESDPYHGTGTDLAVRARRRRNEALAP; encoded by the coding sequence GTGAGCACGCCCGACGCCACCCCGGACGGGATCGACCGGACGGATCAGGAGCGCGAGGCCGGCGCGATCGGCCCGCTCTCCCCCGCCGAGCTCGCGCACGGGGAGAAGCAGTTGCGCGGCGCGAAGCAGTGGGACGACCGCTACCGCGCCACCGAGCTGGTGTGGGGCACTCCGCCCGACCCGTGGATCGTCGAACAGGTGACGGTGCTCCCGCCCGGACGCGCGCTGGACGTGGGCGCCGGCGAGGGGCGGCACGCGCTGTGGCTCGCGACCCGCGCCTGGGACGTCACCGCGATCGACTACTCGCGCGTCGGCCTGGACAAGGCGGCCACCGTCGCGGCCCGCTCGCCGCGCACCGTCCGGGCCCGGCTGCACTGGACGCCGTTGGACGTCACCGTCGACGAGATCCCCGACCAGCCCTACGACCTGGCCGTCTGGGCATACCTGCATCCCGATCCGGAGGACCGGGCGGCGGCGATCGCCAAGGTCGCGCACGCGCTCGCGCCCGGTGGGCTGCTCCTCCTGCTCGCGCACGAGAAGGCGGACTCCCACCCGGGCCTGCCGACGTTCGGTGCGGCGGAGCTCTCGGCGGCCCTCCCCGAGGACATGGTGGTGGAGCACGTGGAATGGCGCGAGAGTGATCCGTACCACGGCACGGGTACTGACCTGGCCGTTCGCGCACGTCGCAGGCGTAATGAGGCGCTCGCGCCGTAG
- a CDS encoding acyl-CoA dehydrogenase, whose translation MGHYKSNVRDIEFNLFEDLGVGEVLASGAYGDLDEDTAKEMLREAARQAEGPIAESFAEADRNPPVFDPNTHEVKINEAFKKSQAQFADGGWAYLGLNDELGGTDVPRSLYWGIGEMFLGANPPIFMFAAGPGFAQILFDEGTDEQKKWAKIAAERNWNATMVLTEPDAGSDVGAGRTKAIKQEDGSWHIEGVKRFITSAVMDGMFESTFHLVLARPEGGAPGTKGLGLYFVPKHHFDEEGNLGEENGVYVTGVEHKMGIKTSTTCEVTFGGHGKPAKGWLVGEEIKGIAQMFKVIEHARMMVGTKAIGTLSTGYLNALDYAKQRVQGADLTQMADKTAPRVTITHHPDVRRSLLTQKAYAEGLRAVYLYTAAHQDVRTATPVSGADEEMAFKVNDLLLPIVKGVGSERAFTLLGTESLQTFGGSGFLQDYPIEQYVRDSKIDSLYEGTTAIQAQDFFFRKILRDRGAALGHVAGQITAFIEANAGGAFSADIALLKTAAEDVQAMAATLTGFALASQQEPKELYKVGLGSVRFLMAFGDLMIGWRLLHQAVIAQAKLDGGASGADKSFYEGKVGVAKFFAANVLPQLTGTKDIIAAIDNQAMDLDEAAF comes from the coding sequence ATGGGCCATTACAAGAGCAACGTCCGCGACATCGAGTTCAACCTCTTCGAGGATCTCGGTGTCGGCGAGGTGCTGGCTTCCGGTGCGTACGGCGACCTCGACGAGGACACCGCCAAGGAAATGCTGCGCGAGGCGGCCCGTCAGGCCGAGGGCCCCATCGCCGAGTCCTTCGCCGAGGCCGACCGCAACCCGCCGGTCTTCGACCCGAACACCCACGAGGTGAAGATCAACGAGGCCTTCAAGAAGTCGCAGGCGCAGTTCGCCGACGGCGGCTGGGCCTACCTGGGCCTCAACGACGAGCTCGGCGGCACCGACGTGCCCCGCTCGCTGTACTGGGGCATCGGCGAGATGTTCCTCGGCGCCAACCCCCCGATCTTCATGTTCGCCGCGGGCCCCGGCTTCGCGCAGATCCTCTTCGACGAGGGCACCGACGAGCAGAAGAAGTGGGCGAAGATCGCCGCCGAGCGCAACTGGAACGCCACCATGGTGCTCACCGAGCCGGACGCCGGCTCGGACGTGGGCGCCGGCCGCACCAAGGCCATCAAGCAGGAGGACGGCTCCTGGCACATCGAGGGTGTGAAGCGCTTCATCACCTCGGCGGTCATGGACGGCATGTTCGAGTCCACCTTCCACCTCGTGCTCGCCCGCCCCGAGGGCGGCGCGCCCGGCACCAAGGGCCTGGGCCTGTACTTCGTGCCGAAGCACCACTTCGACGAGGAGGGCAACCTCGGCGAGGAGAACGGCGTCTACGTCACCGGCGTCGAGCACAAGATGGGCATCAAGACCTCCACCACCTGTGAGGTCACCTTCGGCGGCCACGGCAAGCCCGCCAAGGGCTGGCTCGTGGGCGAGGAGATCAAGGGCATCGCGCAGATGTTCAAGGTCATCGAGCACGCCCGCATGATGGTCGGCACCAAGGCCATCGGCACCCTCTCGACCGGCTACCTCAACGCGCTCGACTACGCCAAGCAGCGCGTCCAGGGTGCCGACCTGACCCAGATGGCCGACAAGACCGCGCCGCGCGTGACCATCACGCACCACCCGGACGTGCGCCGCTCGCTGCTCACGCAGAAGGCGTACGCCGAGGGCCTGCGCGCCGTGTACCTCTACACCGCCGCGCACCAGGACGTCCGCACCGCGACCCCGGTCTCCGGTGCCGACGAGGAGATGGCGTTCAAGGTCAACGACCTGCTGCTCCCGATCGTCAAGGGCGTCGGCTCCGAGCGCGCGTTCACGCTGCTCGGCACCGAGTCGCTGCAGACCTTCGGCGGCTCCGGCTTCCTGCAGGACTACCCGATCGAGCAGTACGTCCGCGACTCGAAGATCGACTCGCTGTACGAGGGCACCACCGCCATCCAGGCGCAGGACTTCTTCTTCCGCAAGATCCTCCGCGACCGTGGCGCCGCGCTCGGCCACGTCGCCGGCCAGATCACCGCGTTCATCGAGGCCAACGCCGGCGGTGCCTTCTCCGCCGACATCGCCCTGCTCAAGACCGCCGCCGAGGACGTTCAGGCCATGGCCGCCACGCTCACCGGTTTCGCGCTCGCCTCGCAGCAGGAGCCCAAGGAGCTGTACAAGGTGGGCCTCGGCTCGGTGCGCTTCCTCATGGCCTTCGGCGACCTGATGATCGGCTGGCGCCTGCTGCACCAGGCCGTCATCGCGCAGGCCAAGCTCGACGGTGGCGCCTCGGGCGCCGACAAGTCCTTCTACGAGGGCAAGGTCGGCGTCGCGAAGTTCTTCGCCGCGAACGTGCTGCCGCAGCTCACCGGCACCAAGGACATCATCGCCGCGATCGACAACCAGGCGATGGACCTCGACGAGGCCGCGTTCTGA